The genomic window ACCACCTTCGGGGGCCGGAAGGACCTCGCGGGCCCCAGCGGCATCATCGATTACGGCAGCCTCATCTACATCGCCCTGGAACGCGCCAAGACCGCCCGCGAAGCCATCGAGGTCATGACGAAGCTGACGGAGGAGTTCGGCTACGCCAGCACCGGCGAGAGCTTCTCCATCGCCGACCCCAACGAGGTGTGGATCCTCGAGATGATCGGCAAGGGGAAGGGCCAGAAGGGCTCGCTGTGGGTCGCCTACAAGCTGCCCGACGGCACCATCAGCGCCCACGCCAACCAGGCCCGCATCCGCCAGTTCCCCCAGAACGACCCGAAGACCGCGATCTACAGCAAGGATCTGATCCCCTTCGCCCGCGAGAAGGGCTGGTTCAAGGGCGAAGACAAGAGCTTCAGCTTCGCCGACACCTACGCGCCCCTGACCTTCGGCGCCCTCCGCGGCTGCGAGGCCCGGGTCTGGAGCATCTTCAACCGGGCCGCCAAGAGCCAGAAGATCCCCATGGACTTCGTGAAGGCTGAAAAGGGCGCCAAGCCCATGCCGCTCTACATCAAGCCCGACCAGAAGCTCGATGTGCGCGATGCCATGGAGCTCATGCGCGACCACTACGAAGGCACCGACTTCGACATGACCAAGGACTTCGGCGCCGGCCCCTACAAGCTGCCCTACCGCTGGCGGCCCATGGGCTTCAAGATCGACGGCCAGGACTATGTCCACGAGCGGGCCATCAGCACTCAGCAGACCGGCTTCTCCTTCGTGAGCCAGGCCCGCTCCTGGATGCCTGATCCCGTGGGTGGCGTCCTCTGGTTCGGCGTCGACGACACCTACACCACGGTCTATGTGCCCATCTCCTGCGGCATCAAGGAAACACCCAAGGCCTTCGCCATCGGCACCGGCAACTTCGATGCCTTCAACTGGGACAGCGCCTACTGGACTTTCAACTTCGTCTCCAACTACACCTACACCCGCTGGAGCGACATGATCGTGGATGTCCAGAAGGTGCAGCGCGAGTTCGAGGGCCGCTACCTGGCCGACCAGGCCGAGGTGGACCGCACCGCCCTGGAGCTCTACAAGCAGAACCCCGGGGCCGCCCGCGAATACCTCACCCAGTACGCCGCCAAGGAGACCGAGCAGCTCATGGCCCGTTGGAAGAAGCTGGGCGAATTCCTCATCTGGAAGTACATGGACGGGAATGTCCGCAACGAGAAGGGCGAGGTCACCCACCCCAAGGCCCCTGAGGATTGGCTGCGCTGCATCGTCAAGGACCACGGCGAGGTCATCAAGGTGAAGAAGGTCGAGGGCCTGGCACTCGACGAGGAGTAACCCAGGGTTGGAACCCTGCCCTTTTCGGTAGGAAGGCCCCGCGCTGCGGGGCCTTCCTACTTGTGACGCCCGCCGTTCCTGACCCCATGGGATGATGTGCGGTTCCCCGAGGTCTTCCATGCGTCATCCGGATCCGCATTCGTACTACGATTCCGCCCAGCCCAGGGCCCGGCGCCTGCGCCTGAAGCTGGGTGTGGACTTTGCCGCCAAGCGCATCGATGGTGAAGTGGTGCTGGAGTTCGGCAGCCCGGTCTCGGGCACCCTCGACCTCGACACCAAGGGCCTGGAGATCCGTTCCGTGCAGGTGCCGGGTCACGGCCCCATCCCCTGGGAGCTGGGCGAGGCGGACGCCATCCTGGGCCAGCGGCTGCGCCTGGAGGTGCCGGCAGCCACACTGGAGGTCGCCATCAGCTACCGGACGGGCGCCGAGGCCATGGCCCTCCAGTGGCTGGACCCCGAGCAGACCGAAGGGAAGGTCGCACCCTACCTCTTCAGCCAGTGCCAGCAGATCCACGCCCGCACCATGGTTCCCTGCCAGGACACGCCCATCGCCCGCGTGGCCTATCTCGCGGAAGTGACCGTGCCCGAGGGGCTCACTGCCGTGATGTCGGCAGGCCCCGCCGGGGATGAGGCGCTCGGCGATGGCCGTCATGTCTACCGCTTCACCATGCCCCAGCCCATCCCCTCGTACCTGCTGGCCCTGGCCGTGGGACGCCTGGAATCGCGGGATCTCAGCCCCCGCGCCCGGGTGTGGGCCGAACCCGAGACGGTGGCCGCCGCAGCCTGGGAATTCGCCGGTGTGGAAGACATGATCGTGAAAGCGGAAGGCCTCTTCGGTCCCTACCCGTGGGATCGCTACGACATGCTCGTCCTGCCCCCCTCCTTCCCCTACGGCGGCATGGAGAACCCGCGCATGACCTTCCTCACGCCCACCCTGCTGGCGGGCGACCGCAGCCTGGTGGATGTGGTGGCCCACGAACTGGCCCACAGCTGGACCGGCAACCTCGTCACCAACGCCAGCATGGAGCACTTCTGGCTGAACGAGGGCTTCACCGTGTGGGCGGAGCGCCGCATCCTCCGCATTCTCCACGGCGACGACGCCGCCGCCCTGGGCTGGGCCATGGGGCAGAAGGCCCTGGAGGACAGCCTCGACCGCTTCAAGAACGAGCCCCAGCTCACCGTGTTGCGCATGCACCTGGAAGGCATCGATCCCGATGACGCCTTCTCCAGCATCCCCTACGAGAAGGGGGCGCGCCTGGTGGCGGCCCTGGAGCGGGAGGTTGGCGAAGAGCGGTTCCTGCACTTCATCCGCGACTACATGGACTCGTTCCGCTTCACCTCCATCACCACGGAGCAGTTCTGCGCCTTCGTGGAGGCGAAACTCCCGGGGGCCCTTGCCGCCGTGGATGCCCGTGCCTACCTGGATCAGCCTGGTTTGCCTGCCACCGCCCCCGAGTTCCGCAGCGTACAGCTGGATACCCTCACGGTGCTGGCCGAGAGCTGGATCGAGGGGGGTCGCCCCAGCGCTCACCAGATCGCCTCGTGGAAGCCCGCGGAGTTGCAGGTCTACCTCCAGAAGCTGCCGCGCCAGCTCACCCAGGCGGATTGCGCCTGGCTGGACGAGCACTTCAAGCTCATGGGCCGGGGCAACCACGAGATCCTGGTGGAGTGGCTGACGCTGGCCGCTGCCGCTGACTACGAACCGGCCTTCGCACGCATCCGCGAAGTACTGATGCGGGTGGGACGCATGAAGTACCTCCGGCCGCTCTATGGCGCCCTGGGCCAGCATCCGCGCACCCGCACCCTGGCCCGCGAGATCTTCGCTGCCGCCAGTCCCGGCTACCACGGCCTGTCGCGCCGCGTGGTGGCATCCGTCCTCGAAGCCTATCCCGCCTAGCGCCCAGGAGCCTTCATGTCCCACGGATCCGAATCCCAGGAGATCAAGGGCCTGCCCGCGAATGCGCGGCGGGCGCTGGAGCCCGGCGAGAGCTACATCCCCCTGGTGCCCCAGGACGGCATGCCCGAGACCACACCTCGCGCCATCACCATGGGCCTCATCTTCTGCGCGATCTTCAGCATGGCGGCGGCCTACCTGGCCCTGAAGCTGGGCCAGGGCATCGAGGCCGCCATCCCCATCGCCATCCTGGCCGTGGGCCTGAGCCGCTTCTTCCCGCGCAAGAACACGATCCTCGAGAATGTCATCGTCCAGAGCATCGGCGCCAACAGCAGCCATGTGGTGAGCGGCGCGGCTTTCACCATCCCCGCCCTCTACATCCTGGCCCAGACGCCCGGCAGCGGCGTGCCCACGCCCACGCTGTGGCAGGTGGTGCTGGTGAGCTTCCTGGGCGGCTGCATCGGCATCCTGTTCCTCGTGCCCCTGCGCCACCACTTCATGGTCGAGAACCACGGCATCTTCCCCTGGCCCGAAGCCACCGCCACCGCCGAGATCCTGGTGACGGGCGAGAAGGCCGGCAACCAGGCCAAGGAACTGGCCGTGGCCGCGGGCATCGGCGCCGCCTATGACGGCATCACCTCGATCTTCCGCGGCATGGGTGAGTACCTGCGCCTGGAGCATGTCTGGGTGGGTCGGGCGCTCCGGGACAGGTTCATGTCCTTCAACTTCCTGAACAGCGCGGCGACGCTCGGCATCGGCTACATCATCGGCCTGAAGTATTCCGCCGTGATCGCAGCCGGCTCGTTCTTCAGCATGTTCGTGCTGGTGCCCCTCTTCCACGCCATCGGCCAGTATGTGCCCCTGGTCGTGGCACCCGGTACCAAGCTCATCGCCGACATGACCCCGGAACAGGTCTTCTTCTCCTACATCCGCATCGTGGGCGTGGGCGCCATCGCGGGCGCGGGGGTCATGGGTGTACTGGCCTCCATGCCCAACATGATCCGCAGCATCATCAGCAACATGAAAGCCCTCATGAACCGCGACGCCGCGGCGGAGTCCCCCAAGACGGCCGTCCGCACGGAACGCAGCATCGCGGGCTCCATGGTCGCCGTGGGCCTCGTCACCGCCATGGTGGGCACCATGGCTTTCCTCAGCTTCGGCCTAGGCATCAAGCAGGCCCTGATGCCCGCCCTCACGGCCACCCTCGTGGTGATGGTCATCTCCTTCTTCTTCGCTCCGGTGGCCGCCCGCGCCATCGCCACCATCGGCACCAACCCCATCAGCGGCATGACCATGCTCACCCTCGTCATCACCGGCGTGCTGATGCTGAAGCTGAACTTCACCGGCGGCTACGGGATGTTCCTCACCATGATGGTGGGCGGCATCGTCTGCACGGCCCTGGCGGCCTCAGGCGCCTTCAGCACCGACCTGAAGATCGGCCACTGGATCGGCGCCACGCCCGCCCGCCAGATCGCCTGGAAGTTCGTGGGCACCTTCGTGGCAGCGCTCTTCACCGGCATCGCCATGTGGCTCATGGCCAAGCAGGTGAACCTGGACGGCACCATGGCGCTGGGCACCTCCATCCCCGCGCCCCAGGCCAGCGCCATGAAGGCCATCCTCGAAGGCATCTTCGGCACCGTGTCCATGCCCCTGCGCTGGTACGCCTTCGGCCTCGGCGTCATGCTCTCCATCGTGCTGCGCATGGTGGAGCTGCCCGCCCTGGGCTTCGCGCTGGGCATGTACCTGCCCATCGAGCTGAACACGCCCCTCTTCCTGGGCGGCCTGCTGGCCCACTGGGTGAACCGGCCGATGTCTTCTAAAGATGGGGCCGGCACCAGCGAGGCCGACGCCAAAGCCCGCGAGAACCGCGGCGTGCTCATCGCCAGCGGCCTCATGGCCGGCGGCGCCATCATGGGCGTGGTGGCCAGCTTCATCAAGCTCAAGTGGACCGAGGGCTTCCCCCTCCTCACCGCCCACCAGGCCGAAGGCGCCCTCGGCGAATGGCTCGGCCTCACCGCCCTGGTGGCCCTCTGCCTCTATGTCGTCGTCTACAGCCGGCGGGCCAAGGGCGAGGCGTAAGCATTGCTTTACTGATCCACCCCAAAGACACCAACGCACGAAGCCAAAGCGACTCCGGCTTTCTTCCTGTTCTCGTGTCTTCGGGGTGGATCTTTCGCTAGGCTCGGAGGCTCTCAAGCAGTTCCGGCGCCACGCCCCGCGTCCCCACGACCATGTTCCCGGTCTCGAACCACCCCTGCCCGCCATCCCAGTCGGTGATGACACCGCCGGCCTCCTGCACCAGCAGCGCGCCCGCGGCGAGGTCCCAGGGCTTGAGGCCCAGCTCGAAGTAGCCGTCGAAGATGCCGCAGGCCACATGGGCCAAGTCCAGGGCGGCGCTGCCGGCCCGGCGGATGCCCTTGGCCCGCGGAAACACGCGGCCCAGCGCCGCGTTGAACCTCGGCCAGCGGTCGCCCAGCTGGAAGGCGAAGCCGGTGGCCAGGAAGGCCCCGTCCAGACCCGCCTGTTGCGAGACGCGCATGGGCTTCCCGTTCCAGGTGGCACCCTGGCCCCGCACGGCCAGGAAGCAGTCCTCGCGCAGGGGGTCCAGCACGCAGCCCACCACGGGGCCCTCGGCATCCCACAGGGCCACGGAGACGCACCAGTGGGGGAAACCCTGGACGAAGTTCAGGGTGCCGTCCAGGGGATCGACAATCCAGCGAGGCTCCACGAGGGGACCGCTCGGCCCTTCGCCTCCGCGCACCTCGGGCGGGGTGAACCCGCCCTCCTCGCCAAGAAACCCGTACCCCGGGAAGCGGGTGTACAACTCGGCACGGATGGCGGCCTCGGCATCGCGGTCCGCGGCGCTCACCACATCGTTCTTGGTCTTCTCGGTGATGGTGGCGGGATCGAGCCGACGAAAGAAACCGAGCAGGATCTTACCGCCGGCCTGGGCCGCGGCCACGCAGGCATCCCGTTGCGCTTCATGCATGATCAGGCCCCCGGGCCTGATTGTGTCATGGCGGCTTCGGCGCGGCGCTTCAGGGCCCGGATCATCCCCGGGAACACGAACAGGTGGAAGGGCAGGACGGAATACCAGTAGAGGAGGCCCAGGAGGCCGTGGGGCTCGAAGAATGCGGTCTGCTCCAGCCGGGAGCCGCTCCCTTCGGCCCGCACGGTGAACTGCAGCCAGGCACGCCCATCCAGCCTCATTTCGGACCGGAGGCGCAGCAGGCGCTCCGGCTCCAGCGCTTCCACGCGCCAGAAGTCCACGGGATCACCGACGCGGAGGTCCCGCGGGTGGCGCCGTCCCCGGCGCATCCCCAGGCCGCCCACCGCGCGATCCAGGAATCCTCGGATCTGCCAGAGCCAGTTCCCTGCGGGCCAGCCGTTCTCGCCCCCCAGCGCGCAGAAAGCCTGGAACACGGCCCGGGGAGGGGCCTTGACATGGCGGTGGTGGCGCTCGAGGAACATGCCCTCGTGAGAGCCGAGGACCTGCTCCTCCTGCTCGCGGGAGAGGCTCGTGGCCCAGGTGGTCTCCACCGCATCCTCATCCAGACGCTGCAGGGCCAGGGCCAAGGCCTCGCGGTAGGCCATGGGCCGCACCCGGAAGACCTCCAGGGCCCGGGGATCGCGGACCACCACCTCGGTGGTCATCCCTTCGATCAGGGGTTTGACCAGCTCCAGGGGGATGGGCGTGACCATGTCCACCCACAGGGCGGACAGGATCGGCAGCGGCACGCGCATGGGAAGGATGAGCCGGCGCAGGCCGCGGATCTCGGCATAGCCCAGCATCATCCGCCGGTAGTCGAGGACATCCTGGCCACCGATCTCGAAGACGCCCTCCACCTCGGGGTGTTCGAGCGCTTCCGTAAGGTAGCCCAGCACATCGCGCACGCCGATGGGTTGGCAGCGGGTGTTCACCCAGCGCGGGGTGATCATGATGGGCAGCCGCTCCGTCAGGTGGCGGATCATCTCGAAGCTGACGCTGCCGCTGCCCACGATCACCGCGGCCCGGAATTCCAGCACCGGCACGCCCGAGGAACCCAGGGCGGCCCCCACCTCCTGGCGGCTGGCCAGGTGATCGCTGCGGTGGCGGGTGGGATCCCCCAGGCCCCCAAGGTAGATGATCCGGCGCACCCCGGCCTTCGCGCAGGCGGCGGCGAAAGTGAGGGCCTGCCGCAGATCCCTCCCCCGGAAATCGGGGCTGTCTTCGGCCATGGCGTGGACCAGGTAGTAGACCTGGGACACTCCCTGCAGCGCAGCCTCGAGGGATGCCGGGTCGGACACATCGCCCTTGACCAGTTCCACGCCCGGCCAGGGGCGGCCCGCCAGCCGCTCGGGATTGCGGGCGAGGCACCGGATCCGGCGGCCCGCCGCCAGGAGCCGGGGCACCAGGCGGCCCCCGATGTAGCCCGTGGCGCCGGTCACCAGGATGAGCGGCTTCCCCGGGTCCATCCGATTGGCGCCTTCGGGCCGCGGCGAAGTCATGCGGGCACCAGATCCGCGAAGACAAAGCCGTCGCGCACCACCACTTCACCCCCCCGGACGGCCACCGGGTGGCGGAACATCGGCCCATCCCAGGCGAAGGTGTGGAACTCCCCCCGCTCGCCGCAGGGGTCCACCGTCGGGGGGAGGTCCGCCAGCAATGAAGCATCAAAGGCCCGGCCCGCGAAAGACGCGGCCAGCGCGCGGGGATCCACGCAGACCAGGGTGGCCTTCAACCCGGCAGCCACCATGTCGGCGGCGACGCCGGTCGTGTCGGGATTCCAGATGGGAAAGAGGGGGCTGAGCCCCGTCCCCGCCAGCTTCTGGATGCGATAGTCGCGGACATCCTCCAGGAACAGGTCCCCGAAGGCCATGGCCTCGACCCCGGTCTCCACCGCCCGGGCACAGACCTGGGCCATGCGGGCCTCATAGGCCTCGTTGGAGCAGGGCCAGGGGAGCGGCACCTTCCACAAGGGCAGACCTGCGGCCTCCGCCTGGGCCTCCAGCAGGGCCTCCCGGACCCCATGCATGGCCACGCGGTCGAACGCCTCATTGGTGGTGGTGAGCAGCCCCACCACCTCCACCTCGCTCGATTGCCGGAGGACATGCAGGGCCCAGGCGGCATCCTTGCCGCTGGACCAGCTCAAGAGGGCCTTGGTCCGCGTCGTCCGTGTCATGGGATCTCCGATCCCAGTATGTCTCTCGAAATTCCTGACGGATTTGGTAAACTTTATAGGGAGCCCTCCATGCCCAAAGTCATCAACATCGAACCCACCCCCAATCCCGACGCCCTGAAATTCCTGGTGCATCCGGCCATCCTCAAGGCAGGATCCCGGTCCTTCAAGGATTTCGGCGCCGCCGTGGGTGACCCGCTGGGCTCCAGCCTCTTCGGGCTGGGCAAGGTGACCTCTGTCTTCTACATGGACCGCTTCGTCACCGTGAACAAGGAGGCCTCGGCGGAGTGGAGCGACCTTATCGATCCCATCTGCGAGGCCATCGAGGATCTCAAGCTGCCGGAGGACGCCACCGGCGATGTGGCCGCCCAGCCCGGAGGCGATGCCGACGCGACCCTGGAGCGCATCAACCAGCTGCTGGACACCCGCATCCGCCCCGGGCTCGCGGGGGATGGCGGCGGCCTGGAGGTGATCTCCTTCGACGGCCAGACCCTCCAGATCAGCTACCACGGGGCCTGCGGCTCCTGCCCGTCTTCCACCAGCGGCACCCTGCGCTACATCGAGGGACTGCTCCAGGAGGAGATCAGTCCCAGCCTCCGCGTCGTCAGCTGGTAAGTTCCCCCCTGCCCTTGCACCCCGCGAAAAGCCCGCCACCCTAGGGGGGACGACTGGAGATGAGCGTGAGCCCAGCGAAGGTGGCCAAGCGACGCAGCGCCAAGGCAGATCACCTCGCCGCGCTGGCGGATCTCCTGAATGCCAGCCGGGCCGACCCAGTCCACCTCTTCGAGCACGGCTTGGCCCTCCTGGTGGATCGCCTTGGCGTGGACCGGGCCATGCTCACGCGCGTCACCGCCCTGGGCTACGAGGTGTTCTGGTGGGCCATGGGGAACGGGGCCACCATGGCCGGCGTATTCGAGGCACCCGAACAGGGGTTCTGCCCTTGGGTCATGGCCCATCCGGACCGGCCCCTCACCATCCGCGATGCGGCCTCCGAGGTCCGATGGCGCAAGAGCCCCGCCTGGACCGCCCTCGGCATCCGGGCCTACGCCGGCGTGGCCCTGAAGATCGGCGATCAGGCCGTGGGAACCCTGTGCGTGCAGCATCACGCGACCCGGGCCTTTGACCACGGCGAGGTCGCCTTGATTCGCGCCATGGGCGATCTCATGGCCCGTACGCTGGAATCGGAGAACCTGAAGCAGGAGCTCCGGTCCGCCCTCGAAGCCCTGGAGTTGAGCAGCGCCATCGTGGAGGACAGCGCACTCCAGAGCCCGCGGTCCGGCCTTCCGAATCGCCACTACCTCGACATCTGGCGACGGGCCTCGCTCTTCATGGCCCGGCGTCGTCAGGAACCCATGGCCCTCGCCCTCTGGTCCCAACCCATGGTCGCGGGCACCAAGGGCCGTCTGGGCGCGGCCGTAGCCCATCTGCGGGGCGAAGATCTCATCATCGAGCTGTCCGCCGACCAGTATCTCCTGCTCATGCCGCACACCACCGAAGCCGGCGCAGAGGTGCTGTTGGAGCGGCTTCACGAGACGCTCGGCCGCCACCCCACCGGCGCCACGCTCTGGCTTCCCGACGGGAAGGACATGACCTTGAAGTCCGCTTTGACGCGCGTGGGTAAAGCCTTTACGGACGCCTGCCGCGAGGGTTCACCGCTGGTCTGGATTCGTCCCAAGGGATGACCCGCAACCTGCTCGCTGGCCCGTTCCGCGGGTCCATGGGAAGATGAAAGGCTCTGGTACGGCCGGTGAAACCCGGCCCCATGGAGGTGGATGTTGGAAACCCCGACCCTGGTGAAAGCGGCCCTGAACGCGATGGACGGGCAGACGGCCCCCAGCCGCGAGGATCTCTGCCACTGGTACGAACTGATGCACCTCGGGCGCCTGCTGGACGGCAAGGCGCCCAACTATCTGAAGCAGGCCATCGGCTGGTCGTACCACGCGCCCTGCGCGGGCCACGACGGCATCCAGCTGGCCGCGGGCCTGGCCTTCCGGCCGGGCCGCGACTTCCTCTTCCCCTACTATCGCGACCTGATGACCTGCCTCGCCGCGGGCCTCACGCCCGAAGAGATCATCCTCAACGGCATCTCCAAGGCCACCGATCCGGCCAGCGGCGGCCGCCACATGAGCAACCACTTCGCGAAGCCCTCCATCGGCATCCAGAATGTGTCCAGCCTCACCGGCAACCACACCCAGCATGCCGTGGGCCTGGCCCGCGCCGTGAAGACCTACGGCCGCGACAGCGTGGTGTTCTGCAGCCAGGGCGAGTCCTCCCTGTCCGAGGGCTACTGTTCCGAGAGCATCAACGGGGCGGACCGCGAGAAGCTGCCCGTGATCTTCGTGATCCAGGACAACGGCTACGGCATCTCCGTGCCCAAGCGCGACCAGAGCGCCAACGAGTACATCTGCGACAACTTCAGCGGCTTCCCGAACCTGAAGATCATCAAGTGCGATGGGCTCGACTTCCTCGACTCCACGCGCGCCATGGGCGAGGCCCTGGCCCATGTCCGCGCCGGCCACGGCCCCGCAATGGTCTACGCCATGTGCGTCCGCATCGGCAGCCACTCCAACTCGGATCGCCACGAACTCTACCGCGACGAGGCCGAACTGGCGGAGGCCAAGGCGAAGGATCCCCTGCCCCGCTTCCGCGCCTATTGCCTGGACAAGGGCCTCAGCGAAGCTGAACTCGTCGCCATCGAGACCGAGAACCAGGCCCGCTACCTGGCCGCCCACGACAAGGCCATGGCCGCGCCCAGCCCGGATCCCGCCAGCATCTACGATTTCGTGATTCCCGAAGGCTGGGTTTCCGCCCAGTACCCCGACGGCACCCACCAGGCCACCGGCGACACCCTCAGCGTGATCGCGGCCCTGAACCAGACCCTGAAGGAGGAGTTCCGCCACAACCCGGACACCTTCATCTGGGGCCAGGACATGGCCAACAAGGACAAGGGCGGCATCTTCAATGTGTCGAAGGGCATGCAGCCCGAATTCGGCGAGAAGCGCGTGTTCAACGCCCCCATCGCCGAGGACTTCATCATCGGCACGGCCAACGGCTTCTCGCGCCTCGACGACAAGATCCGCGTGGTGGTCGAGGGCGCCGAGTTCGCCGACTACATCTGGCCCGGGGCAGAGCAGATCGTGGAATGCAGCCACGACTATTGGCGCAGCAATGGCCAGTTCGCGCCCAACATCACCATCCGCCTGGCTTCCGGCGGCTACATCGGCGGCGGCCTCTACCACTCACAGAATGTCGAGGGCTGGCTCACCACCCTGCCCGGCATCCGCGTGGTGGTGCCCGCCTTCGCCGACGATGCTGCGGGCCTGCTCCGCACCGCCATGCGCAGCCGGGGGACGACGCTCTACCTCGAACCGAAATTCCTCTACAACGCCAAGATGGCCCATGCCGTGGTGCCGCCGGACTTCGCCGTGCCCTTCGGCAAGGCCCGCGTCCGCCGCGAAGGCGCCGATCTCACCATCCTCGCCTACGGCACACCCGTCCACTTCGCCCTGGAGGCCGCCGCCAAGCTGGAGAAGGAGGGCAGGTCCGCGGAAGTGATCGACCTCCGCAGCCTCAGCCCCCTGGACACGCCGGCCATCATCAAGTCGGTCAAGAAGACGCACCGCGTGCTCATCGCCCACGAGGACAAGGTCTTCGGCGGTTTCGGCGGCGAGCTGGCGGCCATCTGCGCCTCCGAGTGCTTCCCCTGGCTGGATGCCCCGGTCGAGCGCGTGGGTTCGGAGTTCACCCCCGTGGGCTTCAACCGGATCCTCGAGCGCGCCGTCCTGCCCAATGCCGACAAGGTGCTGGCGGCGGCCCGCAAGGTCCTTTCGTTCTAGGAGTCTCCATGCAGTTCGGTCCCTGGGATGTCCAGATCGTCAGCGGCGGCACCTTCCGGCTGGATGGCGGTGCCATGTTCGGCACGGTGCCGAAGGTCGTCTGGAACAAGCTCTACCCGGCCGACGAGGAGAACCAGATCCTCATGGCCACCAACTGCCTGCTGATCCGCGGCGAGGTGGACGGGAGGAAGCACATCATCCTCGTGGACAACGGCAACGGCGACAAGGAGACCGACGACTTCATGGCCCGCTTCAAGTTCGAGGGCCGGGGCGTGCTGGATGCGAACCTCGCGAAACATGGCGTGAAGCCCGCGGACATCACCCTCTGCATCCTGACCCACCTTCACTTCGACCACGCAGGCGGCAGCACGCGCTTCGATGCGGCCGGCGGACTCGTCCCCAGTTTTCCCAACGCCCGCCATGTGGTGCAGGCGAAGGATCTCGCCGATGCGAAACACCCCCACCTGCGGGTGAAGGCCAGCTACCTGCCCCAGAACTGGGAACCCCTGGAGGCTGCGGACCTTCTCGACACCGTGGACGGCGCCGC from Geothrix sp. includes these protein-coding regions:
- a CDS encoding GAF domain-containing protein — encoded protein: MSPAKVAKRRSAKADHLAALADLLNASRADPVHLFEHGLALLVDRLGVDRAMLTRVTALGYEVFWWAMGNGATMAGVFEAPEQGFCPWVMAHPDRPLTIRDAASEVRWRKSPAWTALGIRAYAGVALKIGDQAVGTLCVQHHATRAFDHGEVALIRAMGDLMARTLESENLKQELRSALEALELSSAIVEDSALQSPRSGLPNRHYLDIWRRASLFMARRRQEPMALALWSQPMVAGTKGRLGAAVAHLRGEDLIIELSADQYLLLMPHTTEAGAEVLLERLHETLGRHPTGATLWLPDGKDMTLKSALTRVGKAFTDACREGSPLVWIRPKG
- a CDS encoding thiamine pyrophosphate-dependent enzyme, translated to MDGQTAPSREDLCHWYELMHLGRLLDGKAPNYLKQAIGWSYHAPCAGHDGIQLAAGLAFRPGRDFLFPYYRDLMTCLAAGLTPEEIILNGISKATDPASGGRHMSNHFAKPSIGIQNVSSLTGNHTQHAVGLARAVKTYGRDSVVFCSQGESSLSEGYCSESINGADREKLPVIFVIQDNGYGISVPKRDQSANEYICDNFSGFPNLKIIKCDGLDFLDSTRAMGEALAHVRAGHGPAMVYAMCVRIGSHSNSDRHELYRDEAELAEAKAKDPLPRFRAYCLDKGLSEAELVAIETENQARYLAAHDKAMAAPSPDPASIYDFVIPEGWVSAQYPDGTHQATGDTLSVIAALNQTLKEEFRHNPDTFIWGQDMANKDKGGIFNVSKGMQPEFGEKRVFNAPIAEDFIIGTANGFSRLDDKIRVVVEGAEFADYIWPGAEQIVECSHDYWRSNGQFAPNITIRLASGGYIGGGLYHSQNVEGWLTTLPGIRVVVPAFADDAAGLLRTAMRSRGTTLYLEPKFLYNAKMAHAVVPPDFAVPFGKARVRREGADLTILAYGTPVHFALEAAAKLEKEGRSAEVIDLRSLSPLDTPAIIKSVKKTHRVLIAHEDKVFGGFGGELAAICASECFPWLDAPVERVGSEFTPVGFNRILERAVLPNADKVLAAARKVLSF
- a CDS encoding MBL fold metallo-hydrolase, with the translated sequence MQFGPWDVQIVSGGTFRLDGGAMFGTVPKVVWNKLYPADEENQILMATNCLLIRGEVDGRKHIILVDNGNGDKETDDFMARFKFEGRGVLDANLAKHGVKPADITLCILTHLHFDHAGGSTRFDAAGGLVPSFPNARHVVQAKDLADAKHPHLRVKASYLPQNWEPLEAADLLDTVDGAAEILPGISVRPAPGHIEGLQNVVIEGGGQRLVYLADLIPTARHIQPAWVMGYDLDVVTCVNERQKLLQEVAGTGTVCIFEHDPDFPAGTVSRDAKGKYAVTPVAL